A single window of Gemmatimonadota bacterium DNA harbors:
- the trpE gene encoding anthranilate synthase component I, producing MIQPDLKTVKKLSKGCGLVPISRELLADTETPVSAYLKIRARSSHAFLFESVVGGEQIGRYSFLGVDPFLVFRSRGTKISIEHATTGELRLFKGEPIEVLRGLLKKYHSQHIEGFPRFTGGAVGYVSYDAVRLIERIPETVEDDLGLDDIFFSFYDSVLAFDNVTHKVHVMANVHTEGDLEANYEDAVKRIDALIEALAQPVDASLKPGTSSCEVTSNTSKEAYMDVVARCGEYIVAGDIFQVVPSQRFAMDVTVDALDIYRALRTVNPSPYMFHVDLIDHQLVGASPELLVRVEDGVVQVRPIAGTRWRGKSEAEDQVLSQELLADEKERAEHIMLVDLGRNDVGRVSKFDTVRVTEQMTIERYSHVMHIVSNVRGELHEGVDALDALFACYPAGTVSGAPKIRAMEVIDEMEPTRRGPYAGAVGYIDFAGNMDTCIAIRTLVIKDGKAYVQAGGGVVFDSEPEYEYQETVNKARALFRAVEMAEGGELS from the coding sequence GTGATTCAACCCGATCTCAAAACTGTGAAAAAGTTGAGCAAAGGCTGTGGTCTCGTTCCCATTTCAAGAGAGTTGCTCGCGGATACAGAGACGCCGGTTTCGGCCTATTTGAAAATTCGCGCCAGATCATCGCATGCGTTTTTGTTTGAAAGCGTGGTGGGCGGCGAGCAGATTGGGCGGTATTCGTTTTTGGGCGTGGATCCGTTTTTGGTTTTTCGTTCGCGCGGAACAAAAATTTCGATTGAACATGCGACGACGGGTGAGCTGCGACTATTTAAGGGGGAACCTATTGAGGTGTTGCGGGGGTTGTTAAAAAAATATCACTCGCAACATATAGAGGGGTTTCCTCGATTTACAGGTGGTGCCGTGGGCTATGTGAGCTATGATGCCGTGCGTTTGATTGAGCGCATTCCCGAGACGGTTGAAGACGACCTCGGTCTGGACGATATATTTTTTTCGTTTTACGATTCTGTGCTGGCGTTTGACAATGTGACGCACAAAGTGCATGTGATGGCCAATGTGCATACAGAAGGAGATTTGGAGGCTAATTACGAGGATGCAGTCAAACGGATCGATGCACTGATTGAGGCACTGGCTCAACCGGTGGATGCATCCCTGAAGCCTGGAACGAGTTCGTGCGAGGTGACTTCAAATACGAGCAAAGAAGCGTATATGGATGTGGTGGCGCGTTGCGGGGAATACATCGTGGCAGGTGATATTTTTCAGGTGGTGCCTTCACAGCGTTTTGCAATGGATGTGACGGTGGATGCGCTGGATATTTATCGGGCGTTGCGGACGGTGAATCCTTCGCCTTATATGTTTCACGTCGATTTGATAGACCATCAACTCGTGGGCGCGTCGCCTGAGTTGCTCGTCAGGGTAGAGGATGGGGTGGTGCAGGTGAGACCTATTGCGGGGACGCGGTGGCGCGGCAAATCAGAGGCAGAGGATCAGGTGCTGTCACAGGAATTGTTGGCAGATGAAAAAGAACGCGCCGAGCATATTATGCTGGTGGATCTGGGGCGCAATGATGTGGGGCGCGTCTCAAAGTTTGATACGGTGCGCGTGACCGAGCAGATGACGATTGAACGCTATTCACATGTGATGCATATCGTTTCGAATGTGCGCGGCGAATTGCACGAGGGGGTCGATGCGCTGGACGCGCTTTTTGCATGTTATCCGGCGGGTACAGTGTCGGGTGCGCCAAAAATTCGGGCGATGGAGGTTATCGACGAGATGGAACCTACGCGCCGCGGGCCTTATGCCGGTGCGGTGGGTTATATCGATTTTGCGGGCAATATGGATACGTGTATTGCCATTCGCACGCTGGTGATTAAGGATGGGAAAGCGTATGTGCAGGCAGGAGGGGGCGTGGTGTTCGATTCCGAGCCGGAATACGAATATCAGGAGACTGTGAACAAAGCGCGGGCACTGTTTCGGGCGGTGGAAATGGCTGAAGGAGGAGAGTTGTCGTGA
- a CDS encoding PQQ-dependent sugar dehydrogenase: MNTMLNLLRYNAKPHLLALGTASLLNLTLLISSLFSQNSSPPSSDFNGNGVVDFPDFLLFVTAFGSQTGQERYDAKYDLDGNGEIAFDDFLLFVDSFAASSQPPPPSDPRLTRIELPEGFHIRIYAEGITGARSMSLSPDGTLFVGTRPSGRVYALRDEDGDHKAERVILLARDLNNPNGVAFKNGDLYVAEISRILRYRNIEAQLDNPPQPEIVNDTFPTNRSHGWKFIRFGPDGLLYVPVGAPCNICNRGDPYASIGRLDANGNFSIIARGIRNTVGFDWHPETGELWFTDNGRDRMGDDVPPDELNRITVEGQHFGYPYCHGTNIADPVFGDQRSCGEFVAPIQNLGPHVAALGMRFYTGDMFPEEYRNQIFIAEHGSWNRSSKIGYRVTLVRLNSNRAISYEPFAKGWLQGESNWGRPVDVLVMPDGSLLVSDDQAGLIYRISYSH; this comes from the coding sequence TTGAATACAATGCTAAATCTCTTGAGATATAATGCCAAACCTCACCTTCTCGCGCTCGGTACCGCCAGTTTGCTAAACCTCACACTCTTAATTTCGTCTCTTTTCTCTCAAAATAGCAGCCCCCCTTCTTCGGACTTTAATGGCAATGGTGTTGTCGATTTCCCCGACTTCCTGCTATTTGTCACCGCGTTTGGCTCTCAAACCGGTCAAGAGCGCTACGATGCGAAATACGATCTGGATGGCAATGGCGAGATTGCATTTGACGATTTTCTATTATTTGTCGATAGCTTTGCGGCATCATCACAGCCACCACCCCCCAGCGATCCACGCCTGACGCGAATTGAACTACCCGAAGGATTCCACATTCGCATATACGCCGAAGGGATAACTGGCGCTCGCTCGATGAGCCTCAGCCCAGACGGCACCCTGTTTGTCGGCACCCGCCCCAGCGGCCGTGTGTACGCACTGCGCGACGAAGACGGCGACCACAAAGCAGAGCGGGTCATCCTCCTCGCCCGCGACCTGAACAACCCCAATGGCGTCGCCTTCAAGAACGGCGACCTGTACGTAGCTGAAATCAGCCGCATCCTGCGCTACCGCAACATCGAAGCACAACTCGACAACCCGCCGCAGCCAGAAATCGTCAACGACACTTTCCCCACTAATCGATCGCACGGCTGGAAATTCATCCGCTTTGGACCCGACGGTTTGCTGTACGTGCCGGTCGGCGCACCGTGTAACATCTGCAATCGCGGGGATCCATATGCCTCAATCGGAAGATTGGATGCCAATGGCAACTTCAGCATCATAGCGCGGGGCATTCGCAACACCGTCGGTTTCGATTGGCATCCGGAAACAGGTGAACTGTGGTTTACGGACAATGGAAGAGACAGGATGGGCGACGATGTGCCACCGGACGAACTGAACAGAATAACCGTCGAGGGACAGCACTTCGGTTATCCCTACTGCCACGGCACCAACATCGCCGATCCCGTATTCGGCGATCAGCGTAGCTGCGGAGAGTTCGTCGCGCCGATCCAGAACCTCGGTCCGCACGTAGCGGCACTGGGAATGCGCTTCTATACCGGCGACATGTTTCCAGAAGAGTACCGCAATCAGATCTTCATCGCCGAACACGGATCCTGGAATCGCAGTAGCAAGATCGGCTACCGCGTCACCCTGGTGCGTCTAAATAGCAATAGGGCGATCAGCTACGAACCATTCGCAAAAGGCTGGCTACAGGGCGAATCGAACTGGGGCAGACCAGTCGATGTACTCGTCATGCCCGACGGTTCTCTGCTGGTATCGGACGACCAGGCCGGTCTCATCTACCGCATCAGCTATTCTCACTGA
- a CDS encoding DUF255 domain-containing protein, with protein MRKNIWIAFAFGFLSGACGGGDETVKLDVPALDGGSISWRTWSQRDSARVLGRPILLFFFTQRSAWCRDLAARCFENSEIARAIARYTLPIWVDADQRPDLFERFGLGGVPSLSFLTPDEQWITGSTYLDPDDMIDLLRWVQILYDNPDRLVRLEEQRAELKRRAELEKKRDPRPRIEPSTVLLHRVRDSLKSVVKSGFDPGPEGLLALAEVGIDSPLINFAHSARRDTDGVYMLGVLTHRGPVTDAEKHMAVNAQLLRAFARVNLSRDLADAVLELFAVSGDVLLGAGLAGFRDQAGNVLWDSEIYSGWNALAVSGLCAAFRETRETRFLDAGRRIFEAVKTRFEREDSLFAHAQSLSKPHFLLDQVLIIRAALDLFETQKREADLLFARAHADRIMTVFADSSGALKDRMPEVNAALSPAIDRWLPSGNGVAAQVFMRLFVQTQMPRYRDRAEAILTALIGPNIDRIGYAGALNRALALFVRESEN; from the coding sequence TTGAGAAAAAATATCTGGATCGCGTTCGCGTTTGGGTTTTTATCTGGTGCATGTGGTGGAGGAGATGAGACAGTAAAATTAGATGTACCGGCGCTGGATGGCGGGAGCATAAGTTGGCGGACATGGAGCCAAAGAGATTCTGCCCGAGTCCTCGGGCGCCCCATTTTATTATTTTTTTTTACACAGCGATCGGCCTGGTGCCGCGATCTGGCAGCGAGATGTTTTGAAAATTCAGAAATTGCGCGGGCAATTGCCCGTTACACTTTGCCGATATGGGTTGATGCCGATCAGCGGCCCGATTTGTTTGAGCGTTTTGGTCTGGGTGGGGTTCCATCTCTATCTTTTTTGACGCCTGATGAGCAATGGATCACGGGCAGCACCTATCTCGATCCCGATGATATGATAGATCTGTTGCGATGGGTGCAAATTTTGTACGATAATCCCGATAGGCTCGTCAGGCTCGAAGAGCAGCGGGCAGAGTTGAAGCGACGAGCGGAACTCGAAAAAAAGAGAGATCCACGCCCTCGTATCGAACCGAGCACAGTGCTTTTGCACCGCGTGCGCGATAGTTTAAAATCGGTAGTAAAAAGCGGTTTTGATCCAGGTCCTGAAGGCCTTCTCGCGCTTGCAGAAGTGGGTATTGATTCGCCTTTGATCAATTTTGCACACAGCGCACGGCGCGATACAGATGGCGTTTATATGTTGGGGGTATTAACGCATCGCGGACCTGTGACTGATGCAGAAAAACACATGGCGGTCAATGCCCAATTGTTGCGGGCGTTTGCACGGGTAAATTTGTCTCGCGATCTGGCCGATGCGGTGCTCGAACTATTTGCCGTATCTGGCGATGTTTTGTTGGGGGCCGGGCTGGCTGGCTTTCGAGATCAGGCGGGAAATGTATTGTGGGATTCAGAGATTTATTCGGGCTGGAATGCACTGGCAGTTTCGGGTTTGTGTGCGGCGTTTCGCGAGACTCGAGAGACGCGTTTTTTAGATGCTGGACGGCGAATTTTTGAAGCGGTTAAGACGCGATTTGAACGGGAAGATAGCCTGTTTGCCCACGCGCAATCTCTGAGTAAGCCCCATTTTTTGCTGGATCAGGTTTTAATCATCCGCGCCGCCCTCGATTTGTTTGAGACTCAGAAACGCGAGGCCGATTTGTTATTTGCGCGGGCGCATGCAGATCGGATTATGACAGTTTTTGCCGATTCTTCGGGTGCTTTGAAAGACCGAATGCCCGAGGTCAATGCCGCGCTATCGCCCGCTATTGATCGGTGGTTGCCTTCTGGAAATGGTGTAGCAGCACAGGTTTTTATGCGGCTTTTTGTGCAGACGCAGATGCCGCGCTATCGAGATCGGGCCGAAGCGATTTTGACCGCTCTGATTGGACCCAATATAGATCGCATCGGATATGCCGGCGCGCTGAATCGCGCATTGGCGTTATTTGTGCGAGAAAGCGAAAACTAA
- a CDS encoding SDR family oxidoreductase: protein MANNRLLIIGASGFLGHALCDVSCDGWERVPASRSGKGHLFVDLTRSDLVHEVVAQVRPRWVINSAAMTSVDGCERNPALARAIHVVGTRNLVQACERVGCGLVNLSTNYVFDGEKGPYAEGDEAQPVNVYGQTKLESEAILLNALCPGIVVRTAVLYGFHSSCRPNFVTWSISSLAGREAIRVVIDEWTNPTFVDELAAFILQLCRTDFRGVVHFGGADFLTRFEMVERICAVMGLDFSLVSSTTSAEFGQLAQRPLRAGLTTALARTLCDIVPASFDRNLRQLKGVFHRIVNTYV, encoded by the coding sequence ATGGCTAATAATCGGTTGCTCATTATTGGTGCATCGGGCTTTTTGGGGCACGCGCTTTGCGATGTATCCTGCGATGGCTGGGAGCGAGTACCTGCGTCGCGTAGCGGTAAAGGTCATCTCTTCGTGGATTTGACACGGTCCGATTTGGTACACGAGGTAGTGGCACAGGTGCGCCCCCGGTGGGTGATCAATTCGGCAGCTATGACAAGTGTTGATGGATGCGAGCGAAATCCCGCGCTTGCGCGTGCGATACACGTCGTTGGAACGCGCAATCTGGTTCAAGCGTGTGAACGGGTTGGATGTGGTCTGGTGAACTTATCGACCAATTATGTGTTTGATGGAGAGAAAGGGCCTTATGCCGAAGGCGATGAAGCACAGCCAGTGAATGTGTATGGGCAGACCAAATTAGAAAGTGAAGCTATTCTGTTGAATGCACTTTGCCCCGGCATTGTGGTGCGAACGGCGGTATTGTACGGTTTTCACTCATCTTGTCGGCCCAATTTTGTGACCTGGTCTATTTCATCGCTGGCAGGACGGGAGGCGATTCGCGTGGTGATAGACGAGTGGACAAATCCGACTTTTGTCGATGAACTCGCCGCATTTATTTTGCAACTGTGTCGCACTGACTTTCGCGGCGTGGTGCATTTTGGAGGAGCTGATTTTTTGACGCGCTTTGAAATGGTCGAGCGGATTTGTGCTGTGATGGGGCTTGATTTTTCGCTGGTGTCTTCTACAACGTCCGCAGAATTTGGGCAGCTTGCACAGCGTCCGTTGCGAGCGGGGTTGACAACCGCACTTGCCAGAACACTGTGTGATATTGTACCTGCCTCTTTTGATCGTAATTTAAGACAATTAAAGGGCGTTTTTCACAGGATTGTTAATACCTATGTCTGA
- a CDS encoding FtsX-like permease family protein produces the protein MAVQHELNTQISLPLSKAVEISFNSVKIRFGRSLITVSGIVLAIAFLMSIWAGNSIIDGLMSASDPKINLILQQKGVEIDPDSAAAMQQRSKDAWLVVLSLLVCLVGIANAMLMSVTERFREIGTMKCMGALDGFIIKLFILESTFMGTAGTIIGVIIGFLLTALLNMSSFGTVIFDHLPMAQILQDGGKAIVIGSVLSLIGGILPAYRAAKMEPVDAMSLEV, from the coding sequence ATGGCAGTGCAGCACGAACTCAATACCCAGATATCTCTTCCGCTTTCCAAAGCGGTGGAGATCAGTTTTAATAGCGTTAAGATTCGATTTGGCCGGTCTTTGATTACGGTGAGTGGTATTGTGCTTGCTATCGCTTTTTTGATGTCGATTTGGGCGGGCAATTCCATTATTGACGGTTTGATGTCTGCCAGCGATCCCAAGATCAACTTGATCTTGCAACAAAAGGGTGTTGAGATTGATCCCGATAGTGCCGCCGCAATGCAGCAGCGCTCTAAGGATGCATGGTTGGTGGTGTTGTCACTGCTCGTGTGTTTGGTGGGTATTGCCAATGCTATGCTGATGTCTGTTACCGAGCGGTTCCGAGAGATTGGTACCATGAAGTGTATGGGCGCATTGGACGGATTTATTATTAAGCTGTTTATTCTCGAATCGACGTTTATGGGTACAGCAGGTACGATTATTGGCGTGATCATTGGGTTTTTGCTGACTGCATTGCTCAATATGTCGAGTTTTGGCACGGTGATTTTCGATCATCTTCCTATGGCGCAAATTCTTCAAGATGGTGGTAAAGCTATTGTTATTGGTTCTGTTTTGTCGCTGATTGGCGGTATTTTGCCAGCCTATCGCGCTGCCAAGATGGAGCCAGTTGACGCGATGTCATTGGAAGTTTAA
- a CDS encoding polyprenol monophosphomannose synthase, producing MSDNTLRISLITPTYNERENISLLVEEIFDVLKDYPDIDLELIVVDDNSPDGTGEVAESLVDRYPVQVVHRTGKLGLGSAVMAGFERAERDLLGVIDADLSHDPIVLPQLIYGLRDHDLAIGSRFDSESHVEKWAWYRRIISQLGVFLARQLTGVQDPLAGYFFLHRRVIKDMVLTSPGYKILLEILVKGHYESFIEVPFVFRNRQYSSSKLNWTEYYLFLKQLLTFYIFSKKSNADNK from the coding sequence ATGTCTGATAATACACTCCGCATTTCTCTGATTACACCCACCTATAACGAGCGCGAGAACATTTCTTTATTGGTAGAAGAAATATTCGACGTTCTGAAAGACTATCCCGACATCGATCTCGAATTAATTGTGGTTGATGATAATTCGCCCGATGGTACGGGAGAGGTGGCCGAATCACTCGTGGATCGCTATCCGGTGCAGGTGGTCCACCGCACCGGGAAATTGGGATTGGGTAGCGCCGTGATGGCCGGATTTGAGCGGGCAGAGCGGGATCTCCTGGGGGTGATTGATGCCGATTTGAGCCACGATCCCATTGTTTTGCCTCAACTCATTTACGGGTTGCGGGATCACGATCTGGCTATTGGTAGCCGGTTTGATTCGGAGAGTCACGTCGAAAAATGGGCCTGGTACCGCAGGATTATTTCCCAATTGGGAGTATTTCTCGCGCGGCAATTAACCGGTGTGCAAGATCCTCTGGCGGGCTATTTTTTCTTGCATCGGCGCGTTATTAAAGACATGGTATTGACTTCGCCGGGGTATAAAATTTTGCTGGAGATTCTGGTCAAAGGACATTATGAGTCTTTTATAGAAGTACCCTTTGTGTTTCGCAACCGGCAATACAGCAGTAGCAAGTTAAACTGGACTGAGTACTATTTGTTTCTCAAGCAATTATTGACATTCTATATTTTTTCCAAAAAGAGCAACGCCGATAATAAATAA
- a CDS encoding Trm112 family protein, with amino-acid sequence MIDRDLLDILACPENKMPVKLADQPLIDTINSAIEKGEVKNRGEQKVEQPIDGGLVREDRVFLYPIQDAIPIMLIDEAIPIEKFVSQ; translated from the coding sequence GTGATTGATCGGGATTTACTCGATATTTTGGCCTGTCCAGAGAACAAAATGCCCGTGAAATTGGCCGATCAACCGCTGATTGATACGATCAATAGCGCGATTGAAAAAGGCGAGGTTAAAAACCGGGGGGAGCAAAAAGTTGAACAGCCAATTGATGGAGGCCTGGTGCGCGAAGATCGCGTCTTTTTATATCCCATTCAGGACGCGATTCCCATCATGTTGATCGACGAAGCCATCCCAATAGAAAAATTCGTGTCTCAATAG
- a CDS encoding PorV/PorQ family protein: MKHRLLALFAFGIGLFSTPAYATPESHAAATFLLFAPSARAAGMGNAYVAIADDANATYYNPAALASLQIHSLSTTLYKPVPRLASDIFSSFGAYTHPFSDIGNLGYSLIYSSLGEQQRTDEEGNLLGTFKSYGMALGVSYGTHLFKNLAMGITVKFIYEHLSDTGAGIEQGKGTATSFAGDIGLMWAATDRLSFGSVLHNVGPNMTFIDADQADPLPQNFVFGIAYKVIKNTSSSLMLTADVYKPLAADGFFSFISGWNDDTFGWKPNPGGNGFTEFDDMDYRVGAEWMYQLSEDSAFALRSGYSYDKDGKRNFPTFGLGLKYNWANFDISYFVPTEDTPASNTFRFTGGFIF, translated from the coding sequence ATGAAACACCGCCTTCTCGCCCTGTTCGCGTTTGGTATTGGCCTGTTCAGCACCCCAGCTTATGCAACGCCAGAAAGCCATGCTGCAGCCACTTTTTTGTTATTCGCACCATCGGCTCGTGCAGCGGGCATGGGCAATGCGTACGTCGCTATTGCCGATGACGCCAACGCCACGTACTACAACCCCGCCGCACTGGCCTCGTTGCAAATTCACAGTCTCAGCACCACCCTTTACAAACCCGTTCCCCGACTGGCCAGTGACATCTTTTCGTCCTTTGGTGCTTACACACATCCATTTAGTGATATTGGCAATCTGGGATACAGCCTCATTTACAGTTCTTTGGGCGAACAACAACGCACCGATGAAGAGGGAAATCTTCTGGGCACATTTAAGAGCTACGGCATGGCCCTGGGCGTATCTTATGGCACGCACCTCTTCAAAAATCTGGCCATGGGCATCACAGTTAAATTCATCTATGAACACCTCTCCGACACAGGCGCAGGTATTGAGCAAGGCAAAGGTACAGCGACTTCTTTTGCCGGAGATATAGGTCTCATGTGGGCAGCCACAGACCGGCTTAGCTTTGGCAGTGTGTTGCACAATGTTGGCCCAAACATGACGTTTATCGATGCCGATCAGGCAGATCCACTGCCTCAAAATTTCGTTTTTGGCATTGCGTACAAAGTGATCAAAAACACCTCGTCTTCCCTGATGCTCACCGCGGATGTTTATAAACCCCTCGCCGCGGATGGTTTCTTTTCCTTTATTTCTGGCTGGAATGACGACACCTTTGGCTGGAAGCCCAATCCGGGCGGCAACGGTTTTACGGAATTCGACGATATGGATTACCGCGTCGGTGCCGAATGGATGTACCAGCTTTCTGAAGATTCGGCTTTTGCCTTGCGCAGTGGCTATTCCTATGACAAGGATGGCAAACGCAACTTTCCCACCTTTGGACTCGGCCTGAAATACAACTGGGCAAATTTCGATATCTCATATTTTGTGCCGACAGAAGATACGCCTGCCAGCAATACATTCCGCTTCACGGGTGGATTTATATTTTAA
- a CDS encoding ABC transporter ATP-binding protein, whose protein sequence is MAAEEKTETNAEAEEATVVRTQDVKKVYVMGDEQIHALKGVDLEVTQGEYLSIMGPSGSGKSTLFNMVGGLDKPTEGKVYIDDVDVAQLDAYELAWLRCRKIGYIFQSYNLIPVMTALENVTLPMVFAGLTSDEARDKGVELLTQVGLGERVMHKPFELSGGQQQRVAVARAFANDPAIILADEPTGNLDLNTGREIIELLRQMNEESGVTVISATHDHKMLSVSDRVVWVRDGRVDRIIDRDELKIEVGTIDGHE, encoded by the coding sequence ATGGCTGCCGAAGAAAAAACAGAAACGAATGCAGAGGCCGAAGAAGCGACAGTTGTACGCACGCAAGATGTGAAGAAGGTGTACGTAATGGGCGATGAGCAGATTCACGCACTCAAAGGTGTGGATCTGGAAGTGACACAGGGCGAATACCTGTCCATTATGGGACCTTCTGGTTCGGGGAAGAGTACTCTGTTCAATATGGTGGGTGGATTGGACAAGCCGACCGAGGGCAAGGTTTATATCGACGATGTCGATGTCGCCCAACTCGACGCTTATGAACTCGCGTGGTTGCGCTGCCGAAAAATCGGTTATATCTTTCAATCTTATAATTTGATTCCGGTGATGACAGCGCTTGAGAATGTGACCCTGCCGATGGTGTTTGCCGGACTGACGAGCGACGAGGCGCGCGACAAGGGCGTGGAATTGTTGACCCAGGTCGGTCTGGGCGAGCGCGTGATGCACAAGCCTTTTGAGCTTTCGGGTGGGCAGCAGCAGCGCGTGGCTGTTGCGCGGGCTTTTGCCAACGACCCTGCGATCATTCTGGCTGACGAGCCGACTGGGAATCTCGATTTGAATACGGGGCGGGAGATTATTGAACTGTTGCGTCAGATGAACGAGGAGTCGGGCGTGACCGTGATTTCAGCGACGCACGATCACAAGATGCTGTCGGTATCTGACCGCGTGGTGTGGGTGCGCGATGGCCGCGTAGATCGCATTATTGACCGCGATGAGTTGAAGATTGAGGTGGGCACGATTGATGGTCATGAATAA